One Haloferax litoreum genomic window, ACCTTGCGCAGTTCGACGAACTCGACGACGATATCGTCGACGCGGCGTACTGAACCCACGCAGCGGTATTCTTCCATAATCCCTTTTGAACGCCGCACAGTGGGCGACACATCGACAGTGAGAGTAGTGGTCGACGACGTCACCCCACAAGAGAACTGAGAGGACGGTGAGACGATGGTGTTAGGACGAGGTAAAATCCACTACTTGGTGGGGTTCCCGGTTCGACCGGTGATTATTCGATCACTGTTTCTAACGCATCCATAACACGGTCGACTTTGTCGACTTCGGCGTTGTAGCCCATGTGACCGACGCGGAGGATATCGTCTTCGAGGTCGGCGAGTCCTGTCGAGAGGACGATGTCGTGTCGTTCGTTGAGTTCGCGTTGCAGTGCTTTCGCCTCGCCGGGCACGTGGAGGGCCGTGACCGTCGGTGCACTCCGCTCTGGGTCGGGGTAGAGGTCGAGTTCGAGTGCCGCGCCTCGCTCCCGGCAGTGTGCGGCGGCAGTCTCGTGGCGTTCGTAGACTGACTCGATTCCTTCTTCGAGCAGCATCTCCAACGATTCGTCTAAAGCGGCGACGTTGGCCACGAGGTGCGTATACGGGAACCTGTCGCTGGTGTCACGCCACGGGAGCAGGTTCGTATAGAGGGACGTTGGGTCGCGTTCTTCTGCGACTTCCCACGCTCGGTCGCTGACGGCGACAGTCGTCAGTCCCGGTGGCGAACTGAACGCCTTTTGGGACGCACCGAGGTTGATATCGATGTACTCGCTTGGGACGGGCGTCCCACCGAGCGAGGAGACGGCGTCGACGATGGTCAATACGTCGTGGTCGTGGAGTAGTTCGAGGACTGGTTCGATGTCGTTGAGGGTTCCCGTCGGCGTCTCACAGTGGACCATCGTCGCGACTTTGAAATCTCCCTCGTCGAGTGCCTCCTCGACACCGGCGTAATCGAGTGGGTCGGTGTAGTCGGCACCGACGAGCGTCGGATTGCCGCCGTAGTTCTCCACGAAGTCGGCGAACCCATCTCCGTAGAGCCCGTTCGAGACGCAGAGAACGTCGTCACCGGGGGCGACCGTCGAGGCGATGGCCGCTTCGAGGCCGAGAATCCCCTCACCTCCCATGACAAGTACGTCGTCGTCGGTGTCGTAGATGGTCTGCAATTTTGCACAGACCTCGTCGTACGTGTCGAAGAACGACTGCTCGACGTCGGGATTCGGCATCGGGTCACTCATCCGGTCACGAACCCGTGGCGGGACCGCCGTCGGGCCGGGTGTCATCAGCATAGTCGGCCGTTTCGCGGGAGGTGGTATAAGCCGTGATGATGTCTGTCGGCCGTGGCGTGCAATCGCGTCACCGCCGAACGGGAAGACACAAAAGCCGACCTGCAACACTATCACCATGAGCAAACTCTCGCCCGCGGACCTCGACCGCTACATCTTCTCGCGGACGGGTGCGGCCAACGACGACCTGCTCGTCGGCGCTGGCTACGGCGAAGATGCCGCTGCCGTCGCAACCGACGAGGGGACGATGGTCGTCACTACCGACCCAATCTCGCTCGCCGCGAAGCGTATCGGAACGCTCGGTGTCGCGATTGCGAGCAACGATGTCGCTGCCTGTGGTGGCATCCCGACGTGGCTCGTAAGCACAATCCTCCTTCCCGAACCCGACGTCGACGTACTCGACGACATCACCGCTCAACTCGACGCCGAAGCCACCCGGTTAGGAATCACTATCGTTGGTGGGCACACCGAAACCGTCGCTGGTCTCTCACGCCCACTTCTCTCGCTGACGTGTCTGGGGCCAACTGACCGCTACGTGCCCACGTCGG contains:
- a CDS encoding pyridoxal-phosphate-dependent aminotransferase family protein, which produces MLMTPGPTAVPPRVRDRMSDPMPNPDVEQSFFDTYDEVCAKLQTIYDTDDDVLVMGGEGILGLEAAIASTVAPGDDVLCVSNGLYGDGFADFVENYGGNPTLVGADYTDPLDYAGVEEALDEGDFKVATMVHCETPTGTLNDIEPVLELLHDHDVLTIVDAVSSLGGTPVPSEYIDINLGASQKAFSSPPGLTTVAVSDRAWEVAEERDPTSLYTNLLPWRDTSDRFPYTHLVANVAALDESLEMLLEEGIESVYERHETAAAHCRERGAALELDLYPDPERSAPTVTALHVPGEAKALQRELNERHDIVLSTGLADLEDDILRVGHMGYNAEVDKVDRVMDALETVIE